From the Streptomyces sp. Tu 2975 genome, one window contains:
- a CDS encoding DUF6458 family protein encodes MGLGGCIILIAAGAILTFATDWEVEGANLDVVGLILMAVGIIGVATFTSIARRRRVVVPPATPVVEDRPNPRTYE; translated from the coding sequence ATGGGTCTTGGCGGATGCATCATCCTGATCGCCGCCGGAGCAATTCTCACGTTCGCCACGGACTGGGAGGTGGAAGGCGCGAACCTCGACGTGGTCGGGCTGATCCTCATGGCCGTCGGCATCATCGGAGTCGCCACCTTCACCAGCATCGCCAGGCGGCGGCGCGTGGTCGTGCCGCCCGCGACACCGGTGGTCGAGGACAGGCCGAACCCCCGCACGTACGAATGA
- a CDS encoding NAD(P)/FAD-dependent oxidoreductase, producing MSRSRVVVVGAGFAGFQAARTLSRTLRDDAEVVLLNPTDYFLYLPLLPQVSAGILEPRRVTVSLPGSLPRVRLVLGRATGVDLDGRHVHYEDTEGGTGRLDYDRLVLAVGSVNKLLPVPGVAEHAHGFRGLPEALYLRDHVTRQMELAASAGTVEERAARRTFVVVGAGYTGTEVAAQGALFTRALADRLRTGHPEPPPRWILVDIAERVLPELDRRLSDTADRVLRERGVEVRTRTSVKEATADGALFDDGDDIATRTLVWCVGVRPDPLVSEVGLPVERGRLVVDSRLTVPGRPEVFACGDAAAVPDVTRPGEYTPMTAQHASRQGRTAGHNVAASLGRGTPRTYSHHDLGFAVDLGGVKAAANPLGVTLSGPLAGAVTRGYHLAAMPGNRVRVAADWALDAVLPRQAVQLGLVRSWSVPLDTASPELARVGGAPSKEQ from the coding sequence GTGAGTCGTTCCCGAGTCGTCGTCGTGGGAGCCGGATTCGCCGGTTTCCAGGCGGCCCGCACTCTCAGCCGGACCCTTCGCGACGACGCGGAGGTGGTCCTGCTCAACCCGACCGACTACTTCCTTTACCTGCCGCTCCTGCCGCAGGTGTCGGCCGGCATCCTCGAACCCCGCAGGGTCACCGTGTCCCTGCCCGGCTCGCTGCCGCGGGTCCGCCTGGTCCTCGGCCGGGCCACCGGGGTCGACCTCGACGGGCGGCACGTCCACTACGAAGACACCGAGGGAGGTACGGGCCGGCTCGACTACGACCGGCTCGTCCTCGCCGTCGGCAGTGTCAACAAACTGCTCCCCGTGCCCGGCGTCGCCGAGCACGCACACGGCTTCCGCGGGCTCCCGGAGGCCCTCTACCTGCGGGACCACGTCACCCGGCAGATGGAGCTCGCCGCATCCGCGGGGACCGTGGAGGAACGCGCCGCCCGCCGCACCTTCGTCGTCGTCGGCGCCGGCTACACCGGAACCGAAGTCGCCGCCCAGGGTGCCCTGTTCACCCGGGCGCTGGCGGACCGGCTGCGCACCGGGCACCCGGAACCCCCGCCGCGCTGGATCCTGGTCGACATCGCGGAGCGGGTCCTCCCCGAGCTGGACCGCAGGCTCTCCGACACCGCCGACCGGGTGCTGCGCGAGCGGGGCGTGGAGGTCCGCACCCGGACCTCCGTCAAGGAGGCCACGGCCGACGGGGCCCTGTTCGACGACGGGGACGACATCGCCACCCGCACCCTGGTCTGGTGCGTGGGCGTGCGGCCCGACCCGCTCGTCTCCGAGGTCGGACTGCCCGTCGAGCGCGGCCGGCTGGTCGTCGACTCCAGGCTCACCGTGCCCGGCCGGCCCGAAGTCTTCGCGTGCGGCGACGCCGCCGCGGTCCCCGATGTCACCAGGCCGGGCGAGTACACACCGATGACGGCCCAGCACGCCTCCCGTCAGGGCAGGACAGCCGGCCACAATGTCGCCGCCTCCCTCGGCCGGGGCACCCCCCGCACCTACTCCCACCACGACCTCGGCTTCGCCGTCGACCTCGGAGGTGTCAAGGCCGCCGCGAACCCGCTCGGCGTAACGCTGTCCGGGCCGCTCGCGGGCGCGGTCACCCGCGGCTACCACCTCGCCGCGATGCCCGGCAACCGGGTGCGCGTAGCCGCCGACTGGGCGCTCGACGCCGTACTGCCCCGGCAGGCGGTCCAGCTCGGGCTGGTGCGTTCCTGGTCGGTCCCACTGGACACCGCTTCGCCCGAACTGGCGCGCGTCGGCGGCGCCCCTTCCAAGGAGCAGTGA
- a CDS encoding transketolase, whose product MQDEQLTELAQQLRADAVRAADAAGSGHPTSSMSAADLGAVLLAHHLRYDFDRPEHPGNDRLVLSKGHASPLLYAMYVAAGAIDDEELLTFRKHGSRLEGHPTPRLPWVDVATGSLGQGLPVGVGMALAGKRLDQIPYRVWVLSGDSEMAEGSVWEAVEHASFERLDNLTLILDVNRLGQRGPTRFGWDLDAYARRLQAFGWHTVEIDGHDVRAVDDALSEAAGTVGRPTAVIARTEKGHGVAAVADQEGKHGKPLADASDAIAELGGVRTARIEVQQPPAARVLHERHTEGLTLPAYDTGDKIATRTAYGQALAALGSARTDVVALDGEVGDSTRTEYFAKEHPGRHFQCYIAEQQLVAAAVGLSTRGYVPYAATFAAFLTRAHDFIRMAAVSRASVNLVGSHAGVAIGQDGPSQMGLEDLAMFRSVPGSTVLYPCDANQTARLVAAMADLPNVSYLRTSRSDMPVIYGPEEDFPVGGSKVLRASHRDRVCLIAAGATVHEALTAAGVLEREGIPVRVVDLYSVKPVDAGTLQSAADDTGCLLTVEDHRTEGGLGDAVAEAFSDGRPMPRLIRLGVRNVPASATPAEQLHASGIDAESISAAVRLLVAEAMVHP is encoded by the coding sequence ATGCAGGACGAACAACTTACTGAGCTGGCCCAGCAGTTGCGCGCCGACGCGGTACGCGCCGCCGATGCCGCGGGCTCCGGGCACCCGACCTCTTCCATGTCCGCGGCCGACCTCGGGGCCGTGTTGCTGGCCCACCATCTGCGCTACGACTTCGACCGGCCCGAACACCCGGGCAACGACCGGCTCGTGCTCTCCAAGGGGCACGCGTCACCGCTGCTGTACGCCATGTACGTGGCGGCCGGGGCGATCGACGACGAGGAACTCCTCACCTTCCGCAAGCACGGCAGCCGCCTAGAAGGACACCCGACCCCGCGGCTTCCCTGGGTCGACGTGGCCACAGGCTCGCTCGGTCAGGGGCTGCCCGTCGGGGTCGGCATGGCCCTCGCCGGCAAGCGGCTGGACCAGATCCCGTACCGCGTCTGGGTGCTGTCCGGCGACAGCGAGATGGCGGAGGGCTCCGTCTGGGAGGCCGTGGAGCACGCCTCGTTCGAACGGCTGGACAACCTGACGCTGATCCTCGACGTGAACCGGCTCGGCCAGCGCGGTCCCACCCGCTTCGGCTGGGACCTCGACGCGTACGCCCGCCGGCTTCAGGCCTTCGGCTGGCACACCGTCGAGATCGACGGGCACGACGTCAGGGCAGTCGACGACGCCCTGTCGGAGGCCGCCGGCACGGTCGGCCGCCCCACCGCCGTCATCGCCCGCACCGAGAAGGGGCACGGCGTGGCCGCCGTGGCGGACCAGGAGGGCAAGCACGGCAAGCCACTGGCCGACGCATCGGACGCGATCGCGGAACTGGGCGGTGTGCGCACCGCCAGGATCGAGGTCCAGCAGCCGCCGGCGGCCCGGGTCCTGCACGAGCGGCACACCGAAGGGCTCACCCTCCCCGCGTACGACACCGGCGACAAGATCGCCACCCGCACCGCGTACGGGCAGGCCCTGGCAGCGCTGGGCTCCGCGCGCACGGACGTCGTCGCACTCGACGGCGAGGTCGGCGACTCGACGCGCACCGAGTACTTCGCCAAGGAACACCCCGGCCGCCACTTCCAGTGCTACATCGCGGAACAGCAGCTCGTGGCCGCCGCCGTCGGCCTGTCCACCCGCGGATACGTCCCCTACGCGGCCACGTTCGCGGCCTTCCTGACCCGCGCCCACGACTTCATACGGATGGCAGCCGTCAGCCGCGCTTCCGTCAACCTCGTCGGATCCCACGCCGGTGTCGCCATCGGCCAGGACGGGCCCTCGCAGATGGGACTCGAGGACCTCGCGATGTTCCGCTCGGTGCCCGGCAGCACCGTCCTCTACCCGTGCGACGCCAACCAGACCGCGCGGCTCGTCGCGGCCATGGCCGACCTGCCGAACGTGAGCTACCTGCGCACCAGCCGCTCCGACATGCCGGTGATCTACGGCCCCGAGGAGGACTTCCCCGTCGGCGGCTCCAAGGTGCTGCGTGCCTCGCACCGCGACCGCGTGTGCCTCATCGCCGCAGGAGCGACCGTCCACGAGGCGCTGACCGCCGCCGGCGTCCTCGAACGGGAAGGCATCCCGGTACGCGTCGTCGACCTCTACTCGGTCAAGCCGGTCGACGCGGGCACCCTGCAGAGCGCGGCCGACGACACCGGTTGTCTGCTGACCGTGGAGGACCACCGCACGGAGGGCGGCCTCGGCGACGCGGTGGCCGAAGCGTTCTCCGACGGACGCCCCATGCCCCGGCTGATACGGCTCGGGGTGCGCAACGTCCCGGCGTCCGCCACGCCCGCGGAACAACTGCACGCCTCCGGTATCGACGCCGAGTCCATCAGCGCCGCCGTGCGCCTGCTCGTCGCGGAAGCCATGGTGCACCCGTGA
- the ligD gene encoding non-homologous end-joining DNA ligase: MTKERTHAVRAGGRTVEIQRPDKVLFPDDGITKADLAEYYRAIAPHMLPHLRGRPLMLERHPDGIGGPRFVQKNTPASYPDWVRRVEVDKEGGTVVHTVCDNTATLMHLVDQACITFHRWQSRAGRLERPDRLVFDLDPSGDTADDFETVRRAARQLGELLDDLRLNSVLMTTGSRGLHVIVPLAGDTEFDGVRSFAQEVAETLARRDPDHLTTAVRKQARGDRLYLDVQRNGYAQTAVTPYSVRARPGAPVAVPISWDQLDDPRTGPRRWTVTDALGQARTDPWGDALGGRRALGPAGRRLAALR, encoded by the coding sequence GTGACGAAGGAGCGGACCCACGCCGTGCGGGCCGGCGGGCGGACCGTCGAGATCCAGCGACCGGACAAGGTGCTCTTCCCCGACGACGGCATCACGAAGGCCGATCTCGCCGAGTACTACCGGGCGATCGCGCCGCACATGCTGCCGCATCTGCGCGGTCGGCCGCTGATGCTGGAACGGCACCCCGACGGAATCGGCGGGCCCCGCTTCGTCCAGAAGAACACACCGGCGAGCTACCCGGACTGGGTGCGCAGGGTGGAGGTCGACAAAGAGGGCGGCACCGTCGTCCACACCGTGTGCGACAACACCGCCACCTTGATGCACCTGGTCGATCAGGCGTGCATCACCTTCCACCGTTGGCAGTCCCGGGCCGGCCGGCTGGAGCGGCCCGACCGGCTGGTGTTCGACCTCGACCCCTCGGGCGACACGGCCGACGACTTCGAGACGGTGCGACGCGCGGCACGGCAGCTCGGGGAGCTCCTCGACGATCTGCGCCTCAACTCGGTCCTTATGACCACCGGCTCCCGCGGGCTCCATGTGATCGTGCCCCTGGCGGGCGACACCGAATTCGACGGGGTGCGTTCCTTCGCCCAGGAAGTGGCGGAGACCCTCGCGCGACGCGACCCGGACCACCTGACCACCGCCGTGCGCAAGCAGGCCCGCGGCGACCGGCTCTATCTGGACGTACAGCGCAACGGCTATGCGCAGACCGCGGTGACGCCCTACTCCGTGCGAGCCAGGCCGGGCGCGCCGGTGGCCGTACCGATCAGCTGGGACCAGTTGGACGACCCGCGGACGGGCCCGCGGCGGTGGACGGTCACGGACGCGCTCGGACAGGCACGCACCGATCCGTGGGGCGACGCGCTCGGCGGCCGGCGGGCACTGGGCCCGGCCGGCCGCCGGCTTGCCGCTCTGCGTTAG
- a CDS encoding hydrophobic protein, with translation MVPILLVLLLAVVLFGAGFALEVLWWIALAVLVIWLLGFLMRSTTAGGGRSRWYRW, from the coding sequence ATGGTTCCTATCCTGCTCGTTCTCCTTCTCGCCGTCGTTCTGTTCGGCGCCGGATTCGCGTTGGAGGTCCTGTGGTGGATCGCCCTCGCCGTCCTGGTGATCTGGCTGCTGGGATTCCTGATGCGCAGCACGACGGCGGGTGGCGGGCGCTCTCGCTGGTACAGGTGGTAG
- a CDS encoding DUF6328 family protein, with product MERMRGDGNGKGNAVRGRDETEEERADRRWADLLQELRVAQTGVQILFGFLLTVAFQPRFVELSQTDQTIYSVTVVLGAATTGVLIGPVAFHRMLTGRRLKPQTVAWASRLTVLGLVLLLCTMAAALLLILRVVLDDTIALWLVVAMVVWFVVCWFVLPAWTRATRRGLD from the coding sequence ATGGAACGGATGAGGGGCGATGGCAATGGAAAGGGAAATGCCGTACGGGGCCGCGACGAGACGGAGGAGGAAAGGGCCGACCGCAGGTGGGCGGACCTGCTCCAGGAATTGCGGGTCGCGCAGACAGGCGTGCAGATCCTCTTCGGTTTCCTGCTGACGGTCGCGTTTCAGCCACGCTTCGTCGAACTGTCGCAGACCGACCAGACGATCTATTCCGTGACCGTCGTACTGGGCGCCGCGACCACCGGGGTGCTCATCGGTCCCGTGGCGTTCCACCGGATGCTCACCGGCCGCCGGCTCAAGCCGCAGACGGTCGCCTGGGCCTCGCGCCTGACCGTCCTCGGTCTCGTGCTGCTGCTGTGCACGATGGCGGCCGCCCTCCTTCTCATCCTCCGGGTGGTGCTCGACGACACGATCGCGCTGTGGCTCGTCGTCGCCATGGTGGTGTGGTTCGTGGTGTGCTGGTTCGTTCTGCCCGCGTGGACCCGCGCGACGCGCCGCGGACTCGACTGA
- a CDS encoding LAETG motif-containing sortase-dependent surface protein — protein sequence MTETRRTWRRTGALIAVASAGALGVGLSAAPAIAHTPVWSVTCDEVSVDLTAYSPTEENTVTITVDGKELLPTKTFKKEFHDKLDLPEHDKELTVRLVVVAGDGDQFSRDESKTAPVCDDVTPSPTPSTTPPSPTPSETSPTPSETPSTSAPATSAPATPSAPPSTTTPGGGLAETGGSSATPVIAGAAAAVILAGGGIMWAARKRRSAQH from the coding sequence GTGACTGAGACCAGAAGAACGTGGCGGCGTACGGGAGCGCTCATAGCCGTGGCTTCGGCCGGCGCGCTCGGCGTCGGCCTGTCCGCCGCACCGGCGATCGCGCACACGCCGGTGTGGTCGGTGACCTGTGACGAGGTCAGCGTCGACCTGACCGCGTACAGCCCCACCGAGGAGAACACCGTGACCATCACGGTGGACGGCAAGGAACTGCTGCCGACGAAGACCTTCAAGAAGGAGTTCCACGACAAGCTCGACCTTCCCGAGCACGACAAGGAACTCACCGTCCGTCTGGTCGTCGTGGCCGGCGACGGCGACCAGTTCTCGCGTGACGAGTCCAAGACCGCGCCGGTCTGCGACGACGTGACCCCGAGCCCGACGCCGTCGACGACGCCCCCCTCGCCGACGCCGAGCGAGACCTCGCCCACCCCCAGCGAGACGCCGAGCACCAGCGCCCCCGCGACCAGCGCGCCCGCGACGCCTTCGGCGCCGCCGAGCACCACGACGCCCGGCGGCGGCCTGGCCGAGACCGGTGGCTCCAGCGCCACCCCGGTCATCGCCGGAGCGGCTGCCGCGGTGATCCTCGCCGGCGGCGGCATCATGTGGGCCGCGCGCAAGCGCCGTAGCGCCCAGCACTGA
- a CDS encoding enoyl-CoA hydratase/isomerase family protein, giving the protein MAPDDPAALREGSAPDGSVLLRTEGRAGYITLNRPWAINALTHTMVRTVGAALEAWEHDDDVAVVVVSGAGERGLCAGGDIRAIHDDARAGGRASVAFWRDEYRLNARIARYAKPYVAVMDGIVMGGGVGVSAHGSVRVVTERSAVAMPETGIGFVPDVGGTHLLARAPGELGTHLALTGEAVGAGDALLLGLADHFVPGDRLAGFTGSLRSADPAHALRRYAAEAPAAELAAHRDWIDHCYAAESAEEIVERLSDCGEPAAKEAAETILRRSPTAVKVTLAAIRRARVLGALEPVLEQEFRVSCTALASPDLVEGIRAQVIDKDRDPRWSPARLDAVREKDVEQHFAPLAAGEPGLGLAD; this is encoded by the coding sequence ATGGCCCCCGACGATCCCGCAGCACTGCGCGAAGGCTCGGCACCCGACGGTTCGGTGCTGCTGCGCACCGAAGGGCGCGCCGGGTACATCACGCTCAATCGCCCCTGGGCCATCAACGCGCTCACCCACACCATGGTGCGAACCGTCGGCGCGGCGCTCGAGGCCTGGGAGCACGACGACGACGTCGCCGTCGTGGTCGTCTCCGGCGCCGGGGAGCGAGGGCTCTGCGCCGGAGGGGACATCCGCGCCATCCACGACGACGCGCGCGCCGGCGGCCGGGCGTCGGTGGCCTTCTGGCGGGACGAGTACCGGCTCAACGCGCGGATCGCCCGCTACGCCAAGCCGTACGTGGCGGTCATGGACGGCATCGTGATGGGCGGCGGCGTCGGTGTGTCCGCGCACGGCAGCGTCCGGGTCGTCACGGAACGCTCCGCCGTCGCCATGCCGGAGACCGGGATCGGCTTCGTGCCGGACGTCGGCGGCACCCACCTGCTGGCGCGGGCGCCCGGCGAGCTCGGCACCCACCTGGCGCTCACCGGTGAGGCGGTCGGCGCCGGGGACGCGCTGCTGCTCGGCCTGGCCGACCACTTCGTGCCCGGCGACCGGCTCGCCGGCTTCACCGGGTCCCTCCGGTCGGCGGATCCCGCGCATGCGCTGCGTCGGTACGCGGCCGAGGCTCCGGCGGCGGAGCTCGCCGCCCATCGCGACTGGATCGACCACTGTTACGCGGCCGAATCCGCGGAGGAGATCGTCGAACGGCTCTCGGACTGCGGGGAGCCCGCCGCCAAGGAGGCCGCGGAGACCATCCTGCGCAGGTCTCCCACCGCGGTGAAGGTGACCCTCGCCGCGATCCGGCGGGCCCGCGTGCTGGGCGCCCTCGAGCCCGTACTGGAGCAGGAGTTCCGGGTCTCCTGCACGGCGCTCGCCTCGCCGGACCTGGTCGAAGGCATCCGCGCCCAGGTCATCGACAAGGACCGCGACCCGCGGTGGTCGCCCGCGCGGCTCGACGCGGTCCGCGAGAAGGACGTCGAACAGCATTTCGCCCCTCTCGCCGCGGGCGAGCCGGGCCTCGGACTCGCGGACTGA
- a CDS encoding serine hydrolase domain-containing protein — MAERPSSAERPISIEGHCDERFSAVREAFEKNFTERGELGAAVTVLAGGDKVVDLWGGWADGARTVPWQSDTVVNVWSTTKGPTALCAHVLADSGLLDLDAPVADYWPEFAAAGKKGVLVRHLLSHRAGLAGLREPHSLDQLYDWELTCARLAATEPWWEPGTRSGYHAITYGHLVGEVVRRVSGQLPGEFLRQEITGPLGIDFTIGLPERDFDRAAELVHPVAAGSSEQAAVFAQLAPVAIAALTNPPTGADAANSAGWRAAEIPAANGHGTARAVAALYGILAGQGRLDGRRVLSREAVERVREGQGGCSDLVLAAGFAHDTEAGLGLWLSGRNGSYGPNPRAFGHDGFGGSCGLADPEAGIAMGYVMNRMGPHIADDPRKMALVEAVYASR, encoded by the coding sequence ATGGCGGAGCGACCCAGCAGCGCGGAGCGACCCATCAGCATCGAAGGCCACTGCGACGAGCGTTTCTCGGCGGTCCGTGAGGCCTTCGAGAAGAATTTCACCGAACGGGGAGAGCTCGGCGCCGCCGTGACCGTCCTTGCCGGTGGCGACAAGGTCGTCGACCTGTGGGGCGGCTGGGCGGACGGCGCCCGGACCGTGCCGTGGCAGAGCGACACCGTGGTGAACGTGTGGTCCACGACCAAGGGGCCGACCGCTCTGTGCGCCCACGTCCTCGCCGACAGCGGGCTGCTCGACCTGGACGCGCCGGTCGCCGACTACTGGCCCGAGTTCGCGGCGGCGGGCAAGAAGGGCGTCCTCGTGCGCCATCTGCTCTCGCACCGGGCGGGCCTCGCCGGACTGCGTGAGCCGCACTCGCTCGACCAGCTCTACGACTGGGAGCTGACCTGTGCCCGGCTGGCCGCGACCGAACCCTGGTGGGAGCCCGGCACCCGCTCCGGCTACCACGCGATCACCTACGGCCACCTCGTCGGGGAAGTGGTGCGCCGGGTCAGCGGGCAGTTGCCGGGCGAGTTCCTTCGGCAGGAGATCACCGGACCGCTGGGCATCGACTTCACCATCGGCCTGCCGGAGCGGGACTTCGACCGGGCCGCCGAGCTGGTGCACCCGGTGGCCGCCGGAAGCAGCGAACAGGCCGCGGTCTTCGCCCAGTTGGCGCCCGTCGCCATCGCCGCCCTGACCAACCCGCCCACCGGCGCGGACGCGGCGAACTCGGCCGGGTGGCGGGCCGCCGAGATCCCTGCCGCCAACGGCCACGGCACCGCGCGCGCGGTCGCCGCGCTGTACGGCATTCTCGCCGGACAGGGCCGGCTCGACGGGCGCCGTGTGCTGTCGCGGGAGGCTGTGGAGCGGGTGCGCGAAGGCCAGGGCGGCTGCTCCGACCTGGTCCTCGCGGCCGGCTTCGCGCACGACACCGAGGCCGGCCTCGGCCTCTGGCTGAGCGGCAGGAACGGCTCGTACGGGCCCAACCCCCGGGCCTTCGGCCACGACGGCTTCGGCGGCTCCTGCGGACTCGCCGACCCCGAAGCCGGCATAGCCATGGGGTACGTGATGAACCGTATGGGCCCGCACATCGCGGACGACCCGCGCAAGATGGCCCTCGTCGAAGCCGTCTACGCCTCCCGCTAG
- a CDS encoding acyl-CoA dehydrogenase family protein, whose product MHLQYTPQQERLRAELRRYFAGIVPDNAYARYAEPAARKRFYRRTIRRLGSDGWLGVGWPEQYGGRGLSPMEQFIFFDEAAQAGVPLPLMALNTVGPTIMQFGTDEQKAYFLPKILSGELDFAIGYSEPDAGTDLAALRTRAVRDGDTYVVDGQKIWTTNGDTADWIWLAVRTDPEAPPHKGITMLLVPTSDPGYSCTLINTLASHDTTASYYDNVRVPVADRVGEENKGWRLITNQLNHERVTLAAHGTMAIRALRDVQRWAADTKLTDGRRVIDLGWVRGRLARTHTRLDAMKLLNWQMVNAVQDGTLTPQDASAVKVYGSEARRDAYAWLMEIVGAAGPLKEGSAGAVLGGELERGYRSAVIFTFGGGNNEIQREIISWIGLGMPRVRR is encoded by the coding sequence GTGCACCTTCAATACACGCCGCAGCAGGAACGGTTACGCGCAGAGCTGCGCAGGTACTTCGCCGGGATCGTCCCCGACAACGCCTACGCCAGGTACGCCGAACCGGCCGCCAGGAAACGCTTCTACCGGCGCACGATCCGCCGGCTCGGCTCGGACGGCTGGCTCGGCGTCGGCTGGCCCGAGCAGTACGGCGGCCGTGGACTGAGCCCCATGGAGCAGTTCATCTTCTTCGACGAGGCGGCCCAGGCCGGAGTGCCGCTGCCGCTGATGGCGCTCAACACCGTCGGCCCGACGATCATGCAGTTCGGCACGGACGAACAGAAGGCGTACTTCCTGCCGAAGATCCTCTCCGGCGAGCTCGACTTCGCCATCGGCTACAGCGAACCGGACGCCGGCACCGACCTCGCCGCGCTGAGGACCCGGGCCGTGCGGGACGGGGACACCTACGTCGTCGACGGACAGAAGATCTGGACCACCAACGGCGACACCGCCGACTGGATCTGGCTCGCCGTCCGCACCGACCCCGAGGCCCCGCCCCACAAGGGCATCACCATGCTGCTCGTACCGACGTCCGACCCCGGCTACTCCTGCACCCTGATCAACACCCTCGCCTCGCACGACACGACCGCGAGCTACTACGACAACGTGCGTGTTCCCGTCGCCGACCGGGTGGGCGAGGAGAACAAGGGCTGGCGGCTGATCACCAACCAGCTCAACCATGAGCGGGTCACCCTCGCCGCCCACGGCACCATGGCGATCCGCGCACTGCGAGACGTCCAGCGCTGGGCCGCCGACACCAAGCTCACCGACGGCCGCCGCGTGATCGACCTCGGCTGGGTGCGCGGCCGTCTCGCCCGCACCCACACACGGCTCGACGCCATGAAACTCCTCAACTGGCAGATGGTGAACGCCGTGCAGGACGGCACCCTCACCCCGCAGGACGCCTCCGCGGTCAAGGTCTACGGCTCGGAGGCGCGGCGCGACGCCTACGCCTGGCTGATGGAGATCGTCGGCGCGGCGGGCCCCCTCAAGGAGGGCTCGGCGGGCGCGGTCCTCGGCGGCGAACTGGAACGCGGCTACCGCTCGGCCGTGATCTTCACCTTCGGAGGGGGCAACAACGAGATCCAGCGCGAGATCATCTCGTGGATCGGACTGGGGATGCCCCGGGTACGACGCTGA
- a CDS encoding TetR/AcrR family transcriptional regulator — MSSSPPSRGRPRDPRSHEAIVGATAELLVEVGYAATSIGAVAARAGVGKDTIYRRWPGKPELVFDAVFTTTDDAPTPDTGTLAGDLTVLLQGLVDEFRAPAAAAALPGLLADFAADPELQARIRGDFLAPSKERLLGVFERAVLRGEISAGTPVDLVLDTLAGAVFFHVGLVGEHPGPQLAALLAAVVAKGIEVR, encoded by the coding sequence ATGAGCTCCTCCCCGCCCTCCAGGGGGCGTCCCAGGGATCCCCGCTCGCACGAGGCGATCGTCGGCGCGACCGCAGAGCTGCTGGTCGAGGTCGGCTACGCCGCGACATCGATCGGGGCAGTGGCCGCGCGGGCCGGCGTCGGCAAGGACACGATCTACCGGCGGTGGCCGGGCAAGCCGGAGTTGGTCTTCGATGCCGTCTTCACTACCACCGACGATGCTCCGACCCCGGACACAGGAACGCTGGCCGGAGATCTGACCGTACTGCTGCAGGGCCTGGTCGACGAATTCCGTGCGCCTGCCGCCGCGGCGGCACTTCCGGGCCTGCTCGCCGACTTCGCCGCCGATCCGGAACTGCAGGCGCGTATCCGTGGCGACTTCCTGGCCCCGTCGAAGGAACGGCTGCTGGGCGTCTTCGAACGCGCCGTGCTGCGCGGGGAGATCTCGGCCGGAACGCCCGTGGACCTGGTCCTGGACACGCTGGCAGGAGCCGTGTTCTTCCACGTAGGGCTGGTCGGGGAACACCCTGGCCCGCAGCTGGCCGCACTGCTGGCCGCTGTTGTGGCCAAAGGGATCGAGGTTCGATGA